In Denitratisoma sp. DHT3, one DNA window encodes the following:
- a CDS encoding SDR family NAD(P)-dependent oxidoreductase, with product MPDILKDKVAIVTGASRGIGAGIALRLAAEGAKVVITARTLEADGKLPGSLNETAARIRALGGECLCVQANLADPEDRARIVPAAIERFGGVDILVNNAAAAHYRPTREQKPRHTHLGFEINFFAPLELSQQAIPSMAQRGGGWILNISSATSRAPDPAPYDPQNRYLQFHVHVGPTLYAASKSALERLSAGMAAELAADRIAVNTLAPVEAVASEGALATGAIDAVAHMEPVEAMAEAALQLCSRPQSQLSGRCVLSLDLLRELGIHTVKTLDGARTLPDYSF from the coding sequence ATGCCCGATATCCTGAAGGATAAAGTCGCCATCGTCACCGGCGCCAGCCGCGGTATCGGTGCCGGCATCGCCCTGCGCCTCGCCGCCGAGGGCGCCAAGGTGGTGATCACCGCCCGCACCCTGGAGGCCGACGGCAAGCTGCCCGGCTCCCTGAACGAGACCGCCGCACGCATCCGCGCACTGGGCGGCGAATGCCTCTGCGTCCAGGCGAATCTGGCCGACCCCGAGGATCGCGCGCGCATCGTGCCCGCCGCCATCGAACGCTTCGGCGGCGTGGACATCCTGGTGAACAACGCCGCCGCCGCCCACTACCGGCCCACCCGCGAGCAGAAGCCGCGCCATACGCACCTGGGCTTCGAGATCAACTTCTTCGCTCCGCTGGAACTCTCCCAGCAGGCGATTCCGAGCATGGCGCAGCGGGGTGGCGGCTGGATACTCAACATTTCCAGCGCCACCTCGCGGGCCCCGGACCCCGCCCCCTACGATCCCCAGAACCGCTACCTGCAATTCCACGTGCACGTCGGCCCCACCCTCTATGCCGCCAGCAAATCGGCGCTGGAGCGCCTGTCCGCCGGCATGGCGGCGGAACTGGCGGCGGACCGGATCGCGGTGAATACCCTGGCGCCGGTGGAAGCCGTGGCCAGCGAAGGCGCCCTGGCCACCGGCGCCATCGATGCCGTCGCCCACATGGAGCCGGTGGAAGCCATGGCCGAAGCCGCGCTGCAACTCTGCTCGCGCCCGCAGTCGCAGCTCTCCGGCCGCTGCGTGCTGAGCCTGGACCTGCTGCGGGAACTGGGCATCCATACGGTCAAGACCCTGGATGGCGCCCGGACGCTGCCCGATTATTCCTTTTGA